Proteins encoded by one window of Dreissena polymorpha isolate Duluth1 chromosome 11, UMN_Dpol_1.0, whole genome shotgun sequence:
- the LOC127851557 gene encoding serine-rich adhesin for platelets-like produces the protein MCQLRAAGKLVFCNATYRLSTYSTIWYSCIKDVINFCEGVSTITKSAHIIFDKKNQRSSCGLSNCSCFLSSTGNFEVTYIDIRMARIHTDFTVCSSAVLVSDPTVFQNKQCNTSLEEHEHFEYQLKNKTSVSKLSIELRDLYANGADDSPEFVWILVKADKNADITVKCESLMPTTCTTSTDSTTTSTTSTDSTTTSTSSTGSTTTSTTSNDNTTTSTSSTDSTTTSTTSTDSTTTSTTSTDSTTTSTSSTGSTTTSTTSTERSTTATLTPKSDASSGVAVISGVAASVGLLVMITMLSVCFNIIKRGRNRQPETKPGIPIDRATEHHISGRLAEPNYDNAPDLRVIRLRDGYIDFAVRGHSGSQNTALAWSSDNVKPRPILPTRPQLSERNSRHNLPEPRSCRNVSNLHHLRATKKDVDGHQLLHSGSQSQDREQEFFDYMKPLPGIRPLSVNDLRRNYVRTGNGNSSDRSSTQSNEHHSMDGTSKLLARKMFKIDGQDVHSIVIDMRLVMNK, from the exons ATGTGTCAATTACGAGCAGCAGGAAAATTAGTATTCTGCAATGCCACGTATCGTTTGTCTACGTACTCAACAATCTGGTACTCTTGTATTAAAG ATGTGATAAACTTTTGTGAAGGCGTCTCCACCATTACGAAATCGGCTCACATTATTTTTGACAAGAAAAATCAACGCTCGTCATGCGGACTTTCCAATTGCTCATGTTTCCTGTCATCCACTGGGAACTTTGAGGTTACTTATATCGACATAAGGATGGCAAGGATTCACACAGACTTCACAGTCTGTTCTTCAGCAGTGTTGGTCAGCGATCCAACTGTTTTTCAGAATAAACAATGTAACACATCGTTAGAGGAACATGAACACTTTGAATatcaattgaaaaataaaacttCCGTTTCCAAATTGAGTATAGAATTAAGAGATCTTTACGCTAATGGTGCAGACGATTCACCGGAGTTTGTTTGGATTTTGGTTAAAG CGGATAAAAATGCAGACATCACCGTTAAATGTGAAAGTCTTATGCCAACAACATGTACGACTAGTACTGATAGTACAACAACAAGTACAACTAGTACTGATAGTACAACAACAAGTACAAGTAGTACTGGTAGTACAACAACAAGTACAACTAGTAATGATAATACAACAACAAGTACAAGTAGTACTGATAGTACAACAACAAGTACAACTAGTACTGATAGTACAACAACAAGTACAACTAGTACTGATAGTACAACAACAAGTACAAGTAGTACTGGTAGTACAACAACAAGTACAACTAGTACTGAACGTTCAACCACGGCAACACTTACACCCAAGTCAG ATGCTTCATCTGGAGTTGCAGTTATATCTGGAGTTGCTGCTTCTGTGGGCCTATTGGTGATGATAACCATGTTGTCAGTCtgttttaacataataaaaaG AGGAAGAAATCGTCAACCCGAAACCAAACCTGGTATTCCAATTGACCGAGCGACGGAACATCATATTTCCGGGAGGCTGGCAGAACCCAATTACGATAACGCGCCCGATTTGCGTGTAATTCGTTTAAGAGACGGGTATATAGATTTCGCAGTGAGAGGACACTCGGGTTCTCAAAACACGGCATTAGCGTGGTCTTCAGATAATGTTAAACCGCGACCTATCCTACCAACAAGACCACAGCTGTCTGAGCGAAATTCGCGACACAATTTACCAGAACCAAGGTCATGTCGGAATGTCAGCAATTTGCATCACCTTCGGGCTACCAAGAAAGACGTTGATGGGCACCAACTACTGCACAGCGGTTCGCAGTCGCAAGACAGAGAGCAAGAATTCTTCGATTACATGAAACCATTACCAGGGATACGGCCCCTGTCAGTGAACGATCTTCGCAGAAATTATGTTCGAACTGGTAATGGAAACAGTTCGGATAGGTCTTCAACCCAGTCCAATGAACACCACTCGATGGACGGGACAAGCAAATTGCTTGCGCGTAAGATGTTTAAGATAGATGGTCAGGATGTCCATAGCATTGTCATAGACATGCGTCTGGTCATGAATAAGTAA